A single region of the Aptenodytes patagonicus chromosome 7, bAptPat1.pri.cur, whole genome shotgun sequence genome encodes:
- the SIRT3 gene encoding NAD-dependent protein deacetylase sirtuin-3, mitochondrial isoform X1, whose product MEEPVGARPQGWQQQQWPGQPGPALPLLWGQQRGSWLASTEIAKIQQLPWLFAFPRLLWTARNVLHQQALIVWGEAVPSDGSDCSLPHLVRGTRPFSLSAAARAILGMGRWGDDGGKQKLTLQDVAELIRKKECRRVVVMAGAGISTPSGIPDFRSPGSGLYSNLEQYNIPYPEAIFELMYFFVNPKPFFTLAKELYPGNYRPNYAHYFLRLLHDKGLLLRLYTQNIDGLERVAGIPPDRLVEAHGTFATATCTVCRRKFPGEDFRGDVMADKVPHCPVCTGVVKPDIVFFGEELPQRFFLHVTDFPTADLLFVIGTSLEVEPFASLAGAVRSSVPRVLINRDLVGPFAWQQRYNDVAQLGDVISGVEKLVELLDWNEEMQTLIQKEKAKLDAKDK is encoded by the exons ATGGAGGAGCCTGTGGGAGCGCGGCCCcagggatggcagcagcagcagtggcccGGGCAGCCTGGCCCGGCTCTCCCTTTGCTCTGGGGACAGCAAAGGGGCAGCTGGCTCGCGAGCACGGAG ATTGCCAAGATCCAGCAGCTCCCTTGGCTCTTCGCATTCCCACGCCTTCTCTGGACTGCTCGTaatgtcctgcaccagcaagcaCTAATTGTCTGGGGAGAAGCTGTTCCTTCAGATGGTAGTGACTGCTCTCTGCCCCATCT GGTCCGAGGGACCAGGCCCTTCTCTTtgtctgctgctgccagagccatcTTAGGAATGGGCAGATGGGGAGATGATGGTGGGAAGCAGAAGCTCACCCTGCAGGATGTGGCAGAGCTAATTCGGAAGAAGGAGTGTCGCCGAGTGGTGGTGATGGCTGGCGCTGGGATTAGCACCCCCAGCGGCATCCCAGATTTTAG GTCCCCGGGGAGTGGCCTCTACAGTAACCTTGAGCAGTACAACATCCCTTACCCAGAAGCCATCTTTGAACTGATGTACTTCTTTGTCAACCCTAAGCCCTTTTTCACTTTGGCCAAGGAGCTCTACCCCGGCAACTACAGACCCAACTACGCCCACTATTTCCTGAGACTCCTGCACGACAAAGGGCTCCTCCTGCGCCTCTATACCCAGAATATCGATGGGCTGGAGAGAG TTGCTGGGATCCCTCCCGATAGACTGGTGGAAGCCCACGGCACCTTTGCCACTGCCACTTGTACAGTCTGTCGAAGGAAGTTCCCAGGAGAGGACTTCAGG GGGGACGTCATGGCAGACAAGGTCCCTCACTGTCCTGTCTGCACTGGAGTCGTCAAGCCTGACATTGTGTTCTTTGGCGAGGAGCTACCGCAGCGCTTCTTCCTCCACGTGACAGACTTCCCCACGGCAGACCTGCTTTTCGTCATTGGAACGTCCCTAGAG GTGGAGCCCTTTGccagcctggcaggagctgtTCGCAGCTCCGTTCCCCGAGTCCTGATCAACCGAGATCTCGTAGGACCCTTCGCCTGGCAGCAACGCTACAATGACGTAGCCCAGCTGGGGGACGTGATCAGTGGGGTCGAGAAGCTGGTGGAGCTGCTGGACTGGAATGAAGAGATGCAAACActaattcagaaggaaaaagcaaag CTGGACGCAAAAGACAAATAG
- the SIRT3 gene encoding NAD-dependent protein deacetylase sirtuin-3, mitochondrial isoform X2, which yields MEEPVGARPQGWQQQQWPGQPGPALPLLWGQQRGSWLASTEIAKIQQLPWLFAFPRLLWTARNVLHQQALIVWGEAVPSDGSDCSLPHLVRGTRPFSLSAAARAILGMGRWGDDGGKQKLTLQDVAELIRKKECRRVVVMAGAGISTPSGIPDFRSPGSGLYSNLEQYNIPYPEAIFELMYFFVNPKPFFTLAKELYPGNYRPNYAHYFLRLLHDKGLLLRLYTQNIDGLERVAGIPPDRLVEAHGTFATATCTVCRRKFPGEDFRGQEVLLEGTRLGLDVAARMCCGSDPAVQVEPFASLAGAVRSSVPRVLINRDLVGPFAWQQRYNDVAQLGDVISGVEKLVELLDWNEEMQTLIQKEKAKLDAKDK from the exons ATGGAGGAGCCTGTGGGAGCGCGGCCCcagggatggcagcagcagcagtggcccGGGCAGCCTGGCCCGGCTCTCCCTTTGCTCTGGGGACAGCAAAGGGGCAGCTGGCTCGCGAGCACGGAG ATTGCCAAGATCCAGCAGCTCCCTTGGCTCTTCGCATTCCCACGCCTTCTCTGGACTGCTCGTaatgtcctgcaccagcaagcaCTAATTGTCTGGGGAGAAGCTGTTCCTTCAGATGGTAGTGACTGCTCTCTGCCCCATCT GGTCCGAGGGACCAGGCCCTTCTCTTtgtctgctgctgccagagccatcTTAGGAATGGGCAGATGGGGAGATGATGGTGGGAAGCAGAAGCTCACCCTGCAGGATGTGGCAGAGCTAATTCGGAAGAAGGAGTGTCGCCGAGTGGTGGTGATGGCTGGCGCTGGGATTAGCACCCCCAGCGGCATCCCAGATTTTAG GTCCCCGGGGAGTGGCCTCTACAGTAACCTTGAGCAGTACAACATCCCTTACCCAGAAGCCATCTTTGAACTGATGTACTTCTTTGTCAACCCTAAGCCCTTTTTCACTTTGGCCAAGGAGCTCTACCCCGGCAACTACAGACCCAACTACGCCCACTATTTCCTGAGACTCCTGCACGACAAAGGGCTCCTCCTGCGCCTCTATACCCAGAATATCGATGGGCTGGAGAGAG TTGCTGGGATCCCTCCCGATAGACTGGTGGAAGCCCACGGCACCTTTGCCACTGCCACTTGTACAGTCTGTCGAAGGAAGTTCCCAGGAGAGGACTTCAGG GGCCAAGAGGTTTTATTGGAGGGGACCAGACTTGGGCTGGATGTTGCCGCGAGGATGTGTTGTGGTTCTGACCCTGCTGTGCAG GTGGAGCCCTTTGccagcctggcaggagctgtTCGCAGCTCCGTTCCCCGAGTCCTGATCAACCGAGATCTCGTAGGACCCTTCGCCTGGCAGCAACGCTACAATGACGTAGCCCAGCTGGGGGACGTGATCAGTGGGGTCGAGAAGCTGGTGGAGCTGCTGGACTGGAATGAAGAGATGCAAACActaattcagaaggaaaaagcaaag CTGGACGCAAAAGACAAATAG
- the SIRT3 gene encoding NAD-dependent protein deacetylase sirtuin-3, mitochondrial isoform X6 — translation MGRWGDDGGKQKLTLQDVAELIRKKECRRVVVMAGAGISTPSGIPDFRSPGSGLYSNLEQYNIPYPEAIFELMYFFVNPKPFFTLAKELYPGNYRPNYAHYFLRLLHDKGLLLRLYTQNIDGLERVAGIPPDRLVEAHGTFATATCTVCRRKFPGEDFRGDVMADKVPHCPVCTGVVKPDIVFFGEELPQRFFLHVTDFPTADLLFVIGTSLEVEPFASLAGAVRSSVPRVLINRDLVGPFAWQQRYNDVAQLGDVISGVEKLVELLDWNEEMQTLIQKEKAKLDAKDK, via the exons ATGGGCAGATGGGGAGATGATGGTGGGAAGCAGAAGCTCACCCTGCAGGATGTGGCAGAGCTAATTCGGAAGAAGGAGTGTCGCCGAGTGGTGGTGATGGCTGGCGCTGGGATTAGCACCCCCAGCGGCATCCCAGATTTTAG GTCCCCGGGGAGTGGCCTCTACAGTAACCTTGAGCAGTACAACATCCCTTACCCAGAAGCCATCTTTGAACTGATGTACTTCTTTGTCAACCCTAAGCCCTTTTTCACTTTGGCCAAGGAGCTCTACCCCGGCAACTACAGACCCAACTACGCCCACTATTTCCTGAGACTCCTGCACGACAAAGGGCTCCTCCTGCGCCTCTATACCCAGAATATCGATGGGCTGGAGAGAG TTGCTGGGATCCCTCCCGATAGACTGGTGGAAGCCCACGGCACCTTTGCCACTGCCACTTGTACAGTCTGTCGAAGGAAGTTCCCAGGAGAGGACTTCAGG GGGGACGTCATGGCAGACAAGGTCCCTCACTGTCCTGTCTGCACTGGAGTCGTCAAGCCTGACATTGTGTTCTTTGGCGAGGAGCTACCGCAGCGCTTCTTCCTCCACGTGACAGACTTCCCCACGGCAGACCTGCTTTTCGTCATTGGAACGTCCCTAGAG GTGGAGCCCTTTGccagcctggcaggagctgtTCGCAGCTCCGTTCCCCGAGTCCTGATCAACCGAGATCTCGTAGGACCCTTCGCCTGGCAGCAACGCTACAATGACGTAGCCCAGCTGGGGGACGTGATCAGTGGGGTCGAGAAGCTGGTGGAGCTGCTGGACTGGAATGAAGAGATGCAAACActaattcagaaggaaaaagcaaag CTGGACGCAAAAGACAAATAG
- the SIRT3 gene encoding NAD-dependent protein deacetylase sirtuin-3, mitochondrial isoform X3, which yields MERGTRSGAAAVGGLLAAAWRSLWERGPRDGSSSSGPGSLARLSLCSGDSKGAAGSRARRVRGTRPFSLSAAARAILGMGRWGDDGGKQKLTLQDVAELIRKKECRRVVVMAGAGISTPSGIPDFRSPGSGLYSNLEQYNIPYPEAIFELMYFFVNPKPFFTLAKELYPGNYRPNYAHYFLRLLHDKGLLLRLYTQNIDGLERVAGIPPDRLVEAHGTFATATCTVCRRKFPGEDFRGDVMADKVPHCPVCTGVVKPDIVFFGEELPQRFFLHVTDFPTADLLFVIGTSLEVEPFASLAGAVRSSVPRVLINRDLVGPFAWQQRYNDVAQLGDVISGVEKLVELLDWNEEMQTLIQKEKAKLDAKDK from the exons ATGGAGCGGGGgacgcggagcggcgcggcggcggtcgGCGGGCTCCTGGCGGCGG CATGGAGGAGCCTGTGGGAGCGCGGCCCcagggatggcagcagcagcagtggcccGGGCAGCCTGGCCCGGCTCTCCCTTTGCTCTGGGGACAGCAAAGGGGCAGCTGGCTCGCGAGCACGGAG GGTCCGAGGGACCAGGCCCTTCTCTTtgtctgctgctgccagagccatcTTAGGAATGGGCAGATGGGGAGATGATGGTGGGAAGCAGAAGCTCACCCTGCAGGATGTGGCAGAGCTAATTCGGAAGAAGGAGTGTCGCCGAGTGGTGGTGATGGCTGGCGCTGGGATTAGCACCCCCAGCGGCATCCCAGATTTTAG GTCCCCGGGGAGTGGCCTCTACAGTAACCTTGAGCAGTACAACATCCCTTACCCAGAAGCCATCTTTGAACTGATGTACTTCTTTGTCAACCCTAAGCCCTTTTTCACTTTGGCCAAGGAGCTCTACCCCGGCAACTACAGACCCAACTACGCCCACTATTTCCTGAGACTCCTGCACGACAAAGGGCTCCTCCTGCGCCTCTATACCCAGAATATCGATGGGCTGGAGAGAG TTGCTGGGATCCCTCCCGATAGACTGGTGGAAGCCCACGGCACCTTTGCCACTGCCACTTGTACAGTCTGTCGAAGGAAGTTCCCAGGAGAGGACTTCAGG GGGGACGTCATGGCAGACAAGGTCCCTCACTGTCCTGTCTGCACTGGAGTCGTCAAGCCTGACATTGTGTTCTTTGGCGAGGAGCTACCGCAGCGCTTCTTCCTCCACGTGACAGACTTCCCCACGGCAGACCTGCTTTTCGTCATTGGAACGTCCCTAGAG GTGGAGCCCTTTGccagcctggcaggagctgtTCGCAGCTCCGTTCCCCGAGTCCTGATCAACCGAGATCTCGTAGGACCCTTCGCCTGGCAGCAACGCTACAATGACGTAGCCCAGCTGGGGGACGTGATCAGTGGGGTCGAGAAGCTGGTGGAGCTGCTGGACTGGAATGAAGAGATGCAAACActaattcagaaggaaaaagcaaag CTGGACGCAAAAGACAAATAG
- the SIRT3 gene encoding NAD-dependent protein deacetylase sirtuin-3, mitochondrial isoform X5 has protein sequence MEEPVGARPQGWQQQQWPGQPGPALPLLWGQQRGSWLASTEIAKIQQLPWLFAFPRLLWTARNVLHQQALIVWGEAVPSDGSDCSLPHLVRGTRPFSLSAAARAILGMGRWGDDGGKQKLTLQDVAELIRKKECRRVVVMAGAGISTPSGIPDFRSPGSGLYSNLEQYNIPYPEAIFELMYFFVNPKPFFTLAKELYPGNYRPNYAHYFLRLLHDKGLLLRLYTQNIDGLERAGRKRQIGQLAPCCWRAMFTLKRRRCHAQHGQRKTSWQGAVDEAVRLCSSKSTEDWHAGEKGMLVARSSQPGSRAERPSPAKEGRLKGAKPKCQAANWFCT, from the exons ATGGAGGAGCCTGTGGGAGCGCGGCCCcagggatggcagcagcagcagtggcccGGGCAGCCTGGCCCGGCTCTCCCTTTGCTCTGGGGACAGCAAAGGGGCAGCTGGCTCGCGAGCACGGAG ATTGCCAAGATCCAGCAGCTCCCTTGGCTCTTCGCATTCCCACGCCTTCTCTGGACTGCTCGTaatgtcctgcaccagcaagcaCTAATTGTCTGGGGAGAAGCTGTTCCTTCAGATGGTAGTGACTGCTCTCTGCCCCATCT GGTCCGAGGGACCAGGCCCTTCTCTTtgtctgctgctgccagagccatcTTAGGAATGGGCAGATGGGGAGATGATGGTGGGAAGCAGAAGCTCACCCTGCAGGATGTGGCAGAGCTAATTCGGAAGAAGGAGTGTCGCCGAGTGGTGGTGATGGCTGGCGCTGGGATTAGCACCCCCAGCGGCATCCCAGATTTTAG GTCCCCGGGGAGTGGCCTCTACAGTAACCTTGAGCAGTACAACATCCCTTACCCAGAAGCCATCTTTGAACTGATGTACTTCTTTGTCAACCCTAAGCCCTTTTTCACTTTGGCCAAGGAGCTCTACCCCGGCAACTACAGACCCAACTACGCCCACTATTTCCTGAGACTCCTGCACGACAAAGGGCTCCTCCTGCGCCTCTATACCCAGAATATCGATGGGCTGGAGAGAG CTGGACGCAAAAGACAAATAGGACAGCTggctccctgctgctggagaGCGATGTTCACCTTGAAAAGGAGACGTTGTCATGCCCAGCATGGGCAGAGAAAGACATCGTGGCAGGGAGCCGTGGACGAGGCCGTccggctctgcagcagcaaatcCACAGAGGACTGGCACGCTGGGGAGAAGGGGATGCTCGTGGCTCGATCCAGCCAgcctggaagcagagcagagaggccttcACCGGCGAAGGAAGGGAGGCTGAAGGGAGCGAAGCCCAAATGCCAAGCTGCAAACTGGTTCTGCACGTGA
- the SIRT3 gene encoding NAD-dependent protein deacetylase sirtuin-3, mitochondrial isoform X4 has product MEEPVGARPQGWQQQQWPGQPGPALPLLWGQQRGSWLASTEIAKIQQLPWLFAFPRLLWTARNVLHQQALIVWGEAVPSDGSDCSLPHLVRGTRPFSLSAAARAILGMGRWGDDGGKQKLTLQDVAELIRKKECRRVVVMAGAGISTPSGIPDFRSPGSGLYSNLEQYNIPYPEAIFELMYFFVNPKPFFTLAKELYPGNYRPNYAHYFLRLLHDKGLLLRLYTQNIDGLERVAGIPPDRLVEAHGTFATATCTVCRRKFPGEDFRVEPFASLAGAVRSSVPRVLINRDLVGPFAWQQRYNDVAQLGDVISGVEKLVELLDWNEEMQTLIQKEKAKLDAKDK; this is encoded by the exons ATGGAGGAGCCTGTGGGAGCGCGGCCCcagggatggcagcagcagcagtggcccGGGCAGCCTGGCCCGGCTCTCCCTTTGCTCTGGGGACAGCAAAGGGGCAGCTGGCTCGCGAGCACGGAG ATTGCCAAGATCCAGCAGCTCCCTTGGCTCTTCGCATTCCCACGCCTTCTCTGGACTGCTCGTaatgtcctgcaccagcaagcaCTAATTGTCTGGGGAGAAGCTGTTCCTTCAGATGGTAGTGACTGCTCTCTGCCCCATCT GGTCCGAGGGACCAGGCCCTTCTCTTtgtctgctgctgccagagccatcTTAGGAATGGGCAGATGGGGAGATGATGGTGGGAAGCAGAAGCTCACCCTGCAGGATGTGGCAGAGCTAATTCGGAAGAAGGAGTGTCGCCGAGTGGTGGTGATGGCTGGCGCTGGGATTAGCACCCCCAGCGGCATCCCAGATTTTAG GTCCCCGGGGAGTGGCCTCTACAGTAACCTTGAGCAGTACAACATCCCTTACCCAGAAGCCATCTTTGAACTGATGTACTTCTTTGTCAACCCTAAGCCCTTTTTCACTTTGGCCAAGGAGCTCTACCCCGGCAACTACAGACCCAACTACGCCCACTATTTCCTGAGACTCCTGCACGACAAAGGGCTCCTCCTGCGCCTCTATACCCAGAATATCGATGGGCTGGAGAGAG TTGCTGGGATCCCTCCCGATAGACTGGTGGAAGCCCACGGCACCTTTGCCACTGCCACTTGTACAGTCTGTCGAAGGAAGTTCCCAGGAGAGGACTTCAGG GTGGAGCCCTTTGccagcctggcaggagctgtTCGCAGCTCCGTTCCCCGAGTCCTGATCAACCGAGATCTCGTAGGACCCTTCGCCTGGCAGCAACGCTACAATGACGTAGCCCAGCTGGGGGACGTGATCAGTGGGGTCGAGAAGCTGGTGGAGCTGCTGGACTGGAATGAAGAGATGCAAACActaattcagaaggaaaaagcaaag CTGGACGCAAAAGACAAATAG